Below is a window of Physeter macrocephalus isolate SW-GA unplaced genomic scaffold, ASM283717v5 random_1704, whole genome shotgun sequence DNA.
AAATAACAAGGTAAAGAAGAATTACCAAGCCAATGCAAAAAAAGTTTCTGTCAGCTGAAAAAGCCCTTattggaatttttaaatggaaacctCACCTAagactttgctttcattttcctgGTCAACACAAAATGCACGGAACATgggaatttttacctttcttagaTGTATACATGATGTTATTCTGTTTCTAATGAAATGGGAGAATAAATATCCTAGTGAGAGACAATTAGTTatattcaaagattttttttcataagtttaaatttaggaaatatttcaaaaccaaaaaaaactacaaacctcctcatttatgttgttgttttgttttttaatatttatttatttatttatttggttgcacggggtcttagttgtggaGGCAGGCTCCTTACTTGCGGCATGCacgtaggatctagttccctgatcagggatcgaacccgggccccctgcgttgggagcgcggagtcttatccactatgccaccggggaagtcccctcatttatgtttttattgggGTTCGTCAATTTCAATCATCACATTAGAGAGAATCGGAACTGatatcacatttaattttaattactgatttttGTGTTATGTCCTTTGTTGATGTCATCCATGTTTGGTTCGTCTTATTATTCATATTACCTTTAACAGCACTTAACCTTAAGTTTGCATCCGAATATTTGCTGAATAGATACACGAAGGAGTATGCAATACCAACTCATTTTTTCAGTGGAAATAGAAGGATTTCTGTTCTAAGTTACATATGGTTTCTTCCCTCAAGAAGGTTATAGCTGCTGGTTTAGCtattcttaactttttgaggcagatatggaacatttccatgCTCTGATGGAAGCAAAGTATCCTCTCCTTAGAAAAATGTACATCTGAATTCATACCAACGTTTGCACACAGTTCTAGGGGATTCACAGCTACTTGAAATGTCTATTCCTGAATCCCAGCTAAGCAAACTTTCCTCCAGCAAGGTCTTAACCTTGACACATTGGAGGTTTGGGTCTTCCTGTGGTCTAAATGTGTCCCCACAGAATTCATACGTTTaaaccctaacccccaaggtgatggtattagaaggtggagCCTTTGGGGGGTGATTAGGGCTTGAGGGAGGAGCCCTTGTGAGTGGGATTTCTACCCTCACAGAAACGAGAGAGACCTCTCACCCCCTTGTGAGGTACACATGTGAGGGCGCAGCAGAAAGACGGCCGGCTATGAACCAGGAGGTGAGTCCTccccagacactgaatctgccagcaccttgatcttggactcccagctTCCAGAGCGGGGAGAAATAAAGGTCTGTTGTTTTCGAGCCACCCAGACTGTGGCATTCTGTTATAAGAGCCCGAACAGACTGAGACAGGTGTGTCGATGTGAGGCAAAGGCGGTCCCACCTCCGCGATCACGGCGCTGTCCAGACTGTGGCAGTTCCAGATAGGGCGGCAGCTCCTTCCTGCAAAGACCCTGGGATGTTATACTGTGTGTAGATAAAAGTCAAGGCAGTTCACAGTGGCTTCTTCCCTCTCACTGGCCGTTGGGAGCCGGAAGTATATTGTCTTGTTTGTGTCCCTCATCAGCCTGTGTCCGCTCTCTTAAGCAGCCTACGAAAACCAGAATTAGGGTGACCGTACAGCTCGGCTTGCCTGGGGCCATCCTGGTTTATATCTGTTGTGTAGTGTGGTTTAGAATAGTGCTTCTTTTGGCTCTCACTCTCAAGAGTGTCCCAGTTAGAACAACAAATTACGTGGTCACCCAACTCAGGGTGAGCGGGCCTCCATCAATTTCTGGCTTCATTTCTTGCCAACCACGTAGATTCCATTCCCCAGCCCCATCCTTCCCGGATTGGCGGTGTGCTGGCGAAACGTCCTCTTCCTCATCGTCGGTGATCCAGACTTTGATCTGCCTGATCGGGAGCCGGGACTCTTGAGGTGCTGGCACCAGCAGCCGTATGCAACTCAGCTCCTCCGCGGAACCTTCCTCGTAAGACACCGTCTGGTCCAAATGTCCTTCCACCGTTGGAGCTGGCAGCAGGGAGCGAGCACAGCCGTTGAATCCTCCCAGCGGCCGTAGCCCAGTTCCACTCGTCCTTGATCCAGCTGGTACTGCCTTCGTTTGTCAGAGCCTGTCAGCACCTCTATCCGGATGACTTTCTGTGGCTTCTCCGGGATCACCGTCAGGTGACAGGACTGAGGGTGGCGAAGCTCTCCTTGTCCAGGGAGTAGACGTACCGGGGGACGTTGTCCAGCACCGTCACCGTGTCCGTGCGGACGCCGGAGGCGGCGTTGTCTGGTTCACCGAAGACCTTTCCCTTCCCTGCAGGAAAGCACGTGTTCTCCAGCACAGAGTCATTGCCCACGTGGTGGAAGACTGAGGAACCGAAACGAACTGGAACGTTTTGGGCCAGGAGGAGGCGGAATTCAGAGAGAAGCAAGTGAGGAGGAGTGTCCTTGGggaacaggaggaagaaagaggtcGGGCGGGGGAGATCGCTGGAGTGGGAAACTTTCCCCGACAAGCTCAGGCTGGAGAACTCCAGGGTCACCCAAGGCAGCTCTTTCCAGGCTGACAATGCCCAGTAGACGGTAGCGATAACCCTGGGGACACAGTGAACCCAGTCTTCCAGCCTCAGAAAGCATTCGGGGAGGTTCGCGGCAAAGTTGATGAGGAGGGCGCAGCCCGCCTTCTGCCTGGGGTGCAGGGCCTCGCAGCGTGAGGAGTGGCTGACCTTGTTCACACCTCCCGGGACAAGGGGGCCGCCGACTGGCCACGGACCACCAGCAGCTGCTGGGCCTCAGTGTGCGCTCGGAGCAGGTCGGAGACGTCGGCGACCGTCCGGCTGAGCCATTCAGGGTCAGCGTCTGACAGGGAGGCCGGCACCACGATGCACTCCAGCTCGGGTCCCGAGCACGCCTGGCGCAGAGCCCGCAGTGTGGCCAGGAGGCCGCTCCCGTGGGGATGCTGCGCCGAGGAGCCGCCCACCGTCGGCAgctctgggagggggaggggccgtCAGCACttcggggggtggggaggtcccAGGCCTGTCCCCGCACGGCTGCCCCTTTCGGCCAATACCCAGTACCCGAGACAAGCTCCCACGTCCTTTCCCCGGGCCAGTGGACCTCTGGACAGGAGCAGGGACGTGGTTTTATCTCATCACTGCTGTGAAAGGCTGTCGGCGGGTCCTTATGAAGGACAAGGCTCCCTCTGAGGGGAGAGGCTGCCAGGGGCCAAAGGAAAGGTTGCTGGCCTTGACCTCAGAGTTCTCGCAGTGGCCATGGATCCACCAGACCTGGGTTGGAGGCTCTCCAGGGACCCGGGTAGACCTGGAGCCCAGGGGGCCGCCCCaccgccctcctccccctctgtCCAGGCTTCCCTGCGCTGCCCCCGCGGGGGTGCTCTCCCAGCCGGTCCCCCTCCCTGAGGGGCCTGTCCCGCGGGGGCCCTGCCTCGGGGCACCCTCCCCTTCCACCCACCTTCCTTTCCCTGCTTGGAATACGTACCTCGTCTACCTTCTGCCAGTCTGACCACTGCCTGCCACTACTCACTCTTTTCCCGGGGAGGGGCGCCAGCCAGGAATTTGTACTTGGCATGTCGGAGCAAAGGGGAGGTTTTCTGCATGTCCTTGAAGGCCTCCAGACGGTTTTTGGGTTCGGAGCCGATTTGCTCCTGGTTGAGCTGCcccaggattttcttcttttcctcctgctcAGGCGAAGAGAAGCATCAGCCCTGAGCTTTTTCCTTAGATCCCTGGAGTCAGCTGAGGGTCAGCTTCCCCTTTCAGGACAGGCCAGGCAAGCCCCTGGATGCGGTCAGCCACTATCCCCCCTCATCACGGGAACACGCAGGGCTTTCTTAAAGGGGTGCTGGGccctggaggcaggggaggggccccCAGTTCTGTGCGGAATGCCTGCGGGAAGGTCTCGGGCTTAGGTTGAGTGAGGACTCGTCGGCCCGCCCCGGGGGCCACATCTCCCGCTACTCTACTCTCGGGCTGGCAGATGTCGTCTAACTCGGTGCAGACTGCACTGGGCTGTGGGACAGACACAGAaggccagggcctggcccagTCCTCAGCTCTAAAGGCCTTTCTTTCGCCCAGTTCTGACCGCACACATTGCTGAACCACCTTCCCACGCCTGCCTGACGCTAAGCTCTGGCTGGTCTGAGGCATTTCAGAGAAGCGTGGGCCCTAGGACCGCGAGCCCTGTGCTGGGTTGGTGTCCTCCGCATGCAGGTGGTGTATTATACATCGGGGAGGAGTTACTTCGGGGCCCCAGGTGCCTGTCCCTGTGTGAGGACGGGAGCGATGACGACTCCGGCTCTGGAGAGGGACACCCCcgagccccccccccgccccccgcaggtgtgctggcagctctctgccctccctccctccttgcctttACTCAAACCTTATACGTATTTCAAGGCTGGTccaacatttatcttttctctgacCCTCTCCTGATTTTTCAAGAGCTTTCTTCTTAGAACTTCCACGGTGATTTTAGAGCGCTTGCATAACTGGAGAAacttcccccccgccccgctgaAGGATTGGCAAGTGGTCCAAGCTCAGCCTCAGGGACTCACCAACAATAAACTGTACTTAAGATGCTCTTCGTTTTTCTCTTGGAGGAAGCAGCTCGGGAGGATCAAGGGCACGGCAGCCGTGATGTACTTCCACAGGCAGTGATGCATGCTGCCGGGCCCCCGAGCAGCTCTGCAGAGACGTGGCAGGTGTGGATGCTGCGCCCTCCTGCTCCtgcttcctcccccctcctccccgacACCACTGCCAAACGACTTCCCTGGCCTTTCCCATCCACGTCGacgtcccccccccacccccgctgtgTGTAGCCCCCTCAGGGAAGACAAAGGCCAACGAGGTTGGTTCTGTTCAGCCTCCACCTTCCTCACCTCCCGCCTGGGCTTCCAGGTGAGACTGGAGCAGCTTCTGTCACTTACCCACTCTTGGAGCAGAGACCCAACCAGAAGGATGTGTCACCAAGAAGAGGAAAGCAAGGGTTCGGTATTAATCAACCTCAGACCTTAAACTCAAGCCAGAGTCTCCACTTGGGTGTTACTGGCCGGCACATCGGGTCTTGTCTGTCGGTTCCCGCTTACTTTTGCGTCTGACCCTTCCCAGAATTATGGTGGGCAGATTTTGAGGTTATGAGTCGAGtcagagagacaaagggagaCTAGTTAgtatgtgtctctctcccaccctggaCTGGTCAGAAGGACGGAAACCTCAAAATGGCTGGAAATTCCTAATCAAGTGACGTCTTGACAGGGTTTAGAGTGTTACCTCCGTTGGAGTTTTTTTGTCTAAAATGTGGCTTGAGGGTTTATCGGAGAGCAGGGATTTCTCTGAAATCAAGGAGGAGAAACTTTAATGCTGCAGGATGGGGTCCCAGAGGGCTCTTCTGAGGCGGCTGAACCCGGGCACCCTCCGAGGAGACCCTGCTTGACAACCGTTGTTCACCTTGAATGGGGGCGGCTCGGCGCCCCAGCTTCACAGCAAGCACCTGCTTCTGGGTAGAGGGGGATCAAGTTTGAAAGCCAGCTTTCCAGGCTTTCATCTCAAACCCAGAAGTTTGGAAGTCAACTGTGAGTTCGAATCAAATGGACGAGGTGGGCATTGAACGACCCCTCCCGCTCCTGG
It encodes the following:
- the LOC129391927 gene encoding LOW QUALITY PROTEIN: alpha-1,3-mannosyl-glycoprotein 4-beta-N-acetylglucosaminyltransferase-like protein MGAT4E (The sequence of the model RefSeq protein was modified relative to this genomic sequence to represent the inferred CDS: inserted 3 bases in 3 codons); the protein is SLLQEWVSDRSCSSLTWKPRREVRKVEAEQNQPRWPLSSLRGLHTAGVGGGRRRGWERPGKSFGSGVGEEGGGSRSRRAQHPHLPRLCRAARGPGSMHHCLWKYITAAVPLILPSCFLQEKNEEHLKYSLLLEEKKKILGQLNQEQIGSEPKNRLEAFKDMQKTSPLLRHAKYKFLAGAPPREKKLPTVGGSSAQHPHGSGLLATLRALRQACSGPELECIVVPASLSDADPEWLSRTVADVSDLLRAHTEAQQLLVVRGQXGGPLVPGGVNKVSHSSRCEALHPRQKAGCALLINFAANLPECFLRLEDWVHCVPRVIATVYWALSAWKELPWVTLEFSSLSLSGKVSHSSDLPRPTSFFLLFPKDTPPHLLLSEFRLLLAQNVPVRFGSSVFHHVGNDSVLENTCFPAGKGKVFGEPDNAASGVRTDTVTVLDNVPRYVYSLDKESFATLSPVXLTVIPEKPQKVIRIEVLTGSDKRRQYQLDQGRVELGYGRWEDXNGCARSLLPAPTVEGHLDQTVSYEEGSAEELSCIRLLVPAPQESRLPIRQIKVWITDDEEEDVSPAHRQSGKDGAGEWNLRGWQEMKPEIDGGPLTLSWVTT